A window of Maioricimonas rarisocia genomic DNA:
AACAGCGACAGGGCTCCACGTGAACGCCCTCGCGGCCGCAGTTTCTGCCCCTCCGGACACTCCCGGGGTGGACGGGAACGAACCGGTGCCCGTCCGAGGTTCCAGCCCGATGGGAGTGGTTCCGTGTGATGATACTCTCGGCTGTTCATTCATCCGCCGTCTGCACTTCGTGTGAGATTCGGCACACGCATGCCACCGACCATTCACACAGGGAGGCTCTCATGAAAGTCACAATGAGCATTCTGGAAACATCCGAACAGAAACCGGTCGAAGGGACGATCGACGTATCGCGGCTGCCGGTGCTCGGGGAATACATCCAGCGGGGCAACGAGTGGTTTCAGGTGAAGCGGGTCGTGCACGCCGCGGACGATCATGCGCCGGTTGCCGGGCGGGTGTTCGTAACACCAATCGTCGACCCGCTCCGCGATCCGTTCACGATGTCGGAATGGCTCGAGATGGCTCCGCAGGGGTAAACCCGGTTTCCGTTTCAGGTCGTCTCCGGCTCGAGCAGTTCCCGGGCGCGGGCGAAGACGCCATCGAACATCGGCTCGGTCAGCCGGCCGGTGAACGTGTTCTGCTGACTCGGATGGTAGCTCCCCAGCAGCCACCGCCCCTCTCCCAGTTCGAACGCTTCGCCGTGGCCGAACTTCGGGATCGGACCGGCGTACCATTCGCGGCGGCGGGCCAGCTCGATCGTCGCCTTCCAGCCGATCTGACCGAGTGCCAGAAACACCCGCACCGTGAGCAGATCGACAGTCGTGTCGAACCATTCCGAGCAGGCGATCAGTTCGTCCCGCTTCGGTTTGTTGTCGGGCGGTGCACAATGGCAGGCGGCGGTGATCGCACAGTCGATCAGCTCCAGACCGTCGTCTGCCGTCTCCCAGGAAGGCTGGCTCGCGAATCCGGCTCGATGCAGTGCCCGGTACAGCCACTGGCCACTGCGGTCGCCGGTGAACATCCGACCGGTCCGGTTGGCTCCGTGGGCTCCCGGGGCCAGTCCGACGATCAGCAGTCGGGCAACAGCATCGCCGAAATTAGGGACCGGTTTGCCCCAGTAGGTACAGTCGGCGTACGCCTTCCGTTTTGTCTTCGCGATCTCG
This region includes:
- a CDS encoding uracil-DNA glycosylase, with translation MTDWTSLNRRIVRCRRCPRLRDHCREIAKTKRKAYADCTYWGKPVPNFGDAVARLLIVGLAPGAHGANRTGRMFTGDRSGQWLYRALHRAGFASQPSWETADDGLELIDCAITAACHCAPPDNKPKRDELIACSEWFDTTVDLLTVRVFLALGQIGWKATIELARRREWYAGPIPKFGHGEAFELGEGRWLLGSYHPSQQNTFTGRLTEPMFDGVFARARELLEPETT